Part of the Pseudomonadota bacterium genome is shown below.
TCTATTTCGAGACGCGGAAGGCGCGGGCCGAGGAGGCGCAGAAGCGGTTCGCCAAGGCGGCGGCCGACGAGGCCGGGACGTCGATCGGCGCGATCGCCCGGCTCGGCGCAGCGGCGTCGCACTTCGATCTCGGCGCGTTCGACAAGGCCGCGGCCGAGTACGAGGCGTTCCTCGGCGAGGCCGGGAGCGGCGGCGCCTGGCTGAAGGCCAACGCGCTCGAGGGGCTCGGGCAGGCGCTCGAGGCGCAGGGCAAGCTCGACGAGGCCCGCGGGAAGTACAAGGAGCTCGGCGATCTCGGCGACGGCACGGCGTCGCTCGTCGGCCGCTACCACGAGGCGCGGATCGCCGTCCAGAAGGGCGAGGTCGACGCCGCGAAGAAGCTGCTCAAAGGGGTCATCGACGCGATCAAGGAGCGCGGGCAGATCGACGCGCTCGACTACGCGTTCGTCGCCTCGCGCGAGCTCCTCCTGTCCATCGACCCCACGGCGGACGTGCCGAGCCTCCCGAGCGCCGGCATGAGCGGGCTCGAGGGGATCGACCCGGCGCTGCTCGAGCAGCTGCTCCGCGCCAAGCAAGCCGCCGGAGCCGGCGCGCCGTGATCCTCCCGCGGCGACTTGTCTTCCTCGCGCTCGCCGCCGCGCTCGTCGCCGCGTCGTGCGGCTCCATCCCGTTGACGGATCCGAAGTGGAGCTCCCGCGCCGGCGTGCAGGTGCTGCGCCTCCGTTGGGTCAAGAACCTCGCCCCGTCGCTCCCGAACTTCTACATCCCGGAGATGATCGAGGAGCACGATCGGTTCAGGCCGGTCGAGACCGGCGGCGCCGCGTTCGACACGGACAAGCGCCGGGCGTTCGTGGGCGCCGCGATAGGCGGCCTCTACTGCCTCGACCTGCGCAACGGCGAGACGCTCTGGCGCTTCTCCGTCGACGATCCGGTCGGCTCGACGCCCCTGTACGACAGCGCGCGCAAGCGGGTCTACTTCGGCGCCGACGACGGCCTCCTGTACGCCGTGCACGCCCGCTCCGGCCGCCTCCTGTGGTCCACGGACACCGGCGCCGAGGTCCAGAGGTCCGTCATCATGCGCGACGACACGCTGTACCTCGCCAACGCCGACAACACCGTCTACGCGATCGACCCGAACGCCGGCGAGGTCGTCTGGCGGTACCGCAAGCCGCCCGTCGAGGGGTTCTCGGCGACCGGCTATTCCGACATCCTCCACGTCGGCGCCGCCGTGATCGCGGCGTTCGCCGACGGCACGGTCTCTTCCCTGGACGCGATCACCGGCGCGCAGCTCTGGTCCTCCGATCTCGCTGCCGAGGTCGTCTCCGCGACCAAGGAAGGGCAGATCAACCTGATCGACGCGGACGCGACCCCGGTCGTCGTCGACGGCATCCTCGCCGCGGCCTCGGTGAGCGGCGGCCTGTGGGGGCTCGACGTCGACACCGGGAACGTGATCTGGACCCGCCCGGATCTCGTCGGCATCACCGGGCTCGGCGCCACGAACGGGATGTTCTATGCCGCGTTTGCGGGCGGCAAGGGGATGTGCGCGATCTCGAGGGAGAGCGGCGAGACCGAGTGGTGCTCGGCGTTCGGCAGCGGGGTGCTCCGCGATCCGCTGCTTTACGAGGACGTCTTCCTCGTTTCCGACAGCGAGGAGGGGCTGATCGTCGTCTCGACGAGCTCCGGAAAGGTGCTCGAACGGCTCAACCCGATGGGCGGTTTCTTCTCGCGGCCCGTGGAGTTCGGCGGCTACCTCATCGTCATGGGAAACCGCTCGACGGTCTATACCTTGTCCATCCTCTAGCTTTTTCAGGGAATTTCTGGCAGGATCCACGTGTTGGCATTGGAATGCGACACAAGATCTCCATAGCCGCGATCTGCCTCGGAGCGATCGTTTTCATCGCCACTGTAAGCGGCGCGGACGGCGGCTCCGCGAGCGCCAGGGTCGCCACGAAGCTGGCCTCCGAACTCGGCCTCGGCACGCGGATGGCGGCGACGCTGCTGCTCAACGGCGGATTTCCGTCGACCTGGACCGACGCGGCCGGAGGGGATACCCGCCCGGCTCGCCTGGAGTGGCCGTTGCCGGGCCGGAGGCTCGGCCGGGGCTTCGGCTCGGACGGCGGCCGCCACGAGGCGGTCGACATCACCGCGCCCGAGGGCACGGAGGTCAGGGTCATGGCGCCCGGCATCGTCGGCTACGCCGGCGACGAGCTGAAGGGCTACGGCGACGTCCTGCTCGTCCTCCACTCCGGTGGCTGGGTGACGCTGTACGCGCACCTCTCCGAGCTCCGGGCCCGCCCCGGGCAGCGGCTCGTCACGGGCGAGGTGCTCGGCCGGGTGGGGAGCACCGGCATCTCGAGGGGACCGCACCTCCACTTCGAGCTGATCTCGCGCGGAGTGCGGATCGATCCGATGAGGTACATGCACGGCGCCCCGGACAGCGTCCTCCGCGTCTCCTCGAACGACGGGACGTTGGAGCGGTTCTACTCGACCGTGAAGCCGAGCTCGGCGAGCTTCTGGTCGCCTATGATCACCTCGACCCTGTAGGACCCCGGCTCGAAACCGCCGTCGGGCTGCGTCCACTCGGCCCCCATCGTGCCCGAGCCGCCCGCCGGGACCGCGCTCCGGACGGCGTACATCCGGAGCGGCTCGCCGTCATCGGACTCCGCGAACCACACCACGTTGATCTCGGAGCCCGGTGCGAGATCCAGGAACCTGAGCCCGCAACGCACCGCGTCGTCGCCCCTAGAGAAGAGCTTCACCTCGGCCTCGGGGAGGTTGTCGTCGCCCAGCGTGCGCCCGAGCGAGAGCAGGTCCACGCGGGGCCCGGCCGACGCGTCGCCCACAGTGAACCCGGCCGTCACCTCGTCCGCGCCGGCGAGGATCACCGCCACGGTGTACGGTCCGTCCGGGAGCCCGCTCGCCGCGCCGAGCTCCGCGCCGAAGCGACCTTCGGGAGCGACCTCGACCTCCTGCTCGTGGAACACGGCGCCGTTGCGCGACCACCGGACGGTCGCGC
Proteins encoded:
- a CDS encoding PQQ-binding-like beta-propeller repeat protein; the protein is MILPRRLVFLALAAALVAASCGSIPLTDPKWSSRAGVQVLRLRWVKNLAPSLPNFYIPEMIEEHDRFRPVETGGAAFDTDKRRAFVGAAIGGLYCLDLRNGETLWRFSVDDPVGSTPLYDSARKRVYFGADDGLLYAVHARSGRLLWSTDTGAEVQRSVIMRDDTLYLANADNTVYAIDPNAGEVVWRYRKPPVEGFSATGYSDILHVGAAVIAAFADGTVSSLDAITGAQLWSSDLAAEVVSATKEGQINLIDADATPVVVDGILAAASVSGGLWGLDVDTGNVIWTRPDLVGITGLGATNGMFYAAFAGGKGMCAISRESGETEWCSAFGSGVLRDPLLYEDVFLVSDSEEGLIVVSTSSGKVLERLNPMGGFFSRPVEFGGYLIVMGNRSTVYTLSIL
- a CDS encoding M23 family metallopeptidase, which translates into the protein MRHKISIAAICLGAIVFIATVSGADGGSASARVATKLASELGLGTRMAATLLLNGGFPSTWTDAAGGDTRPARLEWPLPGRRLGRGFGSDGGRHEAVDITAPEGTEVRVMAPGIVGYAGDELKGYGDVLLVLHSGGWVTLYAHLSELRARPGQRLVTGEVLGRVGSTGISRGPHLHFELISRGVRIDPMRYMHGAPDSVLRVSSNDGTLERFYSTVKPSSASFWSPMITSTL